A region of Clostridia bacterium DNA encodes the following proteins:
- a CDS encoding hydroxymethylglutaryl-CoA lyase, which translates to MSAPDVRIVEVGPRDGLQNEARALPTAEKVQLIDRLSACGLAEIEVTSFVRPDWIPNLADAEEVARAIQRREGMVYTALVPNVRGLERARACGFTSFAFFMSVSEAHNRKNVNRSVAESLDEARRLARAAQGARLRAYLSTAFGCPYAGPVDPQAVASLAFELVDAGYEEISLGDTIGVATPAGVRRVLEAVAARMPLDRVALHLHDTRGTALANALEGFRLGVRAFDGSIGGLGGCPYAPGAAGNVATEDLVYMFQGFGLARGVDLQGLVDTATWLAERIGRTLPGHVSRAGLSWWPGARAEE; encoded by the coding sequence ATGAGCGCGCCGGACGTGCGCATCGTCGAGGTCGGCCCGCGTGACGGCCTCCAGAACGAGGCCCGTGCGCTGCCCACGGCGGAGAAGGTCCAGCTGATCGACCGCCTCTCCGCGTGCGGACTGGCCGAAATCGAGGTCACCTCCTTCGTGCGCCCCGATTGGATCCCCAACCTCGCGGACGCCGAGGAGGTCGCGCGGGCCATCCAACGACGCGAGGGCATGGTGTACACGGCCCTGGTTCCCAACGTGCGCGGGCTGGAGCGGGCCAGAGCCTGCGGCTTCACCTCGTTCGCCTTCTTCATGTCGGTGAGCGAGGCCCACAACCGCAAGAACGTCAACCGTTCGGTGGCGGAAAGCCTCGACGAGGCTCGGCGGCTGGCCAGGGCCGCCCAGGGCGCGCGCCTTCGCGCCTACCTCTCCACCGCCTTCGGCTGCCCGTATGCCGGTCCGGTGGACCCGCAGGCCGTGGCCAGCCTGGCGTTCGAGCTCGTGGACGCCGGATACGAAGAAATCAGCCTGGGCGACACCATCGGGGTCGCCACGCCGGCCGGCGTGCGGCGCGTGCTCGAGGCCGTCGCCGCGCGCATGCCTCTGGACCGTGTCGCCCTCCACCTTCATGACACCCGCGGCACGGCCCTGGCCAACGCCCTCGAAGGGTTCCGCCTGGGCGTGCGCGCCTTCGACGGCAGCATCGGCGGGCTCGGCGGCTGCCCGTACGCTCCAGGCGCGGCCGGCAATGTCGCCACGGAGGATCTCGTGTACATGTTTCAGGGCTTCGGGCTGGCCCGCGGCGTCGACCTGCAGGGGCTGGTCGACACCGCGACCTGGCTCGCCGAGCGTATCGGCCGGACATTGCCGGGCCACGTGAGCCGCGCCGGGCTCTCCTGGTGGCC